In one window of Mercurialis annua linkage group LG4, ddMerAnnu1.2, whole genome shotgun sequence DNA:
- the LOC126677607 gene encoding GDSL esterase/lipase At5g08460 — translation MASTIFLLDLFLSILIFFTILTPSTSLAVPEQLTNFSQNLIPYIPSSPSPSSYYSSIFLSPANPPSTGPLVPAFFIIGDSSVDCGTNNFLGTLARADRPPYGRDFDTHQPTGRFSNGRIPVDYLAQRLGLPLVPSYLGQMGSVEDMIHGVNYASAAAGIIYSSGSELGQRISLSQQIQQFTDTFQSFIINLGEDAAADLISNSVFYVSIGINDYIHYYLRNVSNVQNMYLPWSFSQFLASTLRHELKHLYSMSVRKIVVMGLAPIGCAPHYLMRYNSQNGECITEINDMILEFNFYMRYMIDELSQELPHVKIIFCDLYEGSMDIIKNYQVYGFNVTTDACCGLGKYNGWIMCIAPEMACRDASSHIWWDQYHPTDAVNAILADNVWSGLHSRMCYPMNLKDLVTQS, via the exons ATGGCTTCCACCATTTTTCTTCTTGATCTTTTCCTCTCTATCCTAATCTTTTTCACAATCTTGACACCGTCAACAAGCCTTGCAGTCCCTGAACAACTGACAAATTTCTCTCAGAATCTGATCCCTTATATCCCTTCATCGCCTTCTCCTTCTTCTTATTATTCTTCTATTTTTCTTTCACCGGCAAACCCTCCGTCAACTGGTCCGCTGGTGCCGGCTTTCTTTATTATCGGAGACTCGTCTGTTGATTGCGGAACGAATAATTTTCTTGGCACCTTGGCTCGTGCAGATCGTCCTCCTTATGGCAGAGATTTTGATACTCATCAGCCTACAGGAAGGTTCTCTAATGGCAGAATTCCTGTTGATTATCTGG CTCAGCGCCTTGGGCTTCCTCTGGTACCGAGTTATCTCGGTCAAATGGGTTCAGTTGAAGATATGATTCATGGAGTGAATTATGCTTCTGCCGCTGCCGGAATCATATACTCTAGTGGGTCTGAATTG GGTCAAAGAATCTCTCTATCTCAACAAATTCAGCAGTTTACAGACACATTTCAGTCATTCATTATAAACTTGGGTGAAGATGCTGCAGCTGATCTCATCTCCAACTCGgttttttacgtttcaataggaATCAACGATTACATACACTACTATCTTCGGAATGTATCCAATGTTCAGAATATGTACCTTCCTTGGAGTTTCAGCCAGTTCTTAGCATCAACACTTAGACATGAACTTAAG CACTTATACAGTATGAGTGTGAGGAAAATTGTGGTGATGGGGCTGGCACCAATTGGATGTGCACCACACTACTTAATGAGGTATAACAGCCAAAATGGAGAGTGTATCACAGAAATAAATGACATGATTTTGGAGTTCAATTTCTACATGAGATACATGATAGATGAGCTTAGCCAGGAGCTTCCTCATGTCAAAATCATCTTCTGTGATCTCTATGAAGGTTCTATGGACATAATCAAGAATTATCAAGTTTATG GTTTTAATGTGACTACTGATGCTTGCTGTGGATTAGGCAAGTATAATGGGTGGATTATGTGCATAGCTCCGGAAATGGCGTGCCGCGATGCTTCGAGTCATATTTGGTGGGATCAGTACCATCCGACTGATGCGGTGAATGCCATTTTAGCTGACAATGTGTGGAGTGGGTTGCACTCGAGAATGTGCTATCCTATGAACTTGAAGGACTTGGTTACTCAGTCCTGA
- the LOC126677610 gene encoding uncharacterized protein LOC126677610 → MRPLTRLVAPGSEVAIQTPGISEVAMQTPGYTLTFECFHEDVSSFFRLVMGKTGSLRSFRNVGGGGGGRDSCDGFGNLVGDVEMTVGVGFREKERVNQEMEIDDLDKGGAVGLGMEVVAADVAAAH, encoded by the exons ATGAG GCCGCTGACAAGATTGGTGGCGCCGGGATCGGAGGTGGCGATACAGACTCCAGGAATTTCGGAGGTGGCGATGCAGACTCCAGGTTACACTTTGACGTTCGAGTGCTTCCACGAGGATGTCAGCTCCTTTTTTAGGCTTGTCATGGGCAAAACGGGGAGCTTGAGAAGTTTCAGGAAtgttggtggtggtggtggtggaagGGACAGCTGCGATGGGTTTGGAAATCTCGTTGGAGATGTGGAGATGACTGTGGGGGTGGGATTTCGGGAAAAAGAAAGGGTAAATCAGGAAATGGAGATTGACGATCTGGACAAAGGTGGAGCGGTGGGTTTGGGAATGGAGGTGGTGGCTGCAGATGTAGCCGCCGCCCATTGA
- the LOC126677608 gene encoding calcineurin B-like protein 7 isoform X1, whose product MRAFKGCFSSKKLVKERGCENFITLASETPFTVNEIEALYDLFKKLSSTLIDDGLIHKEEFQLALFRDSNKQNLFADRVFDLFDVKRNGVIEFGEFVRSLSIFHPNASAADKVTFAFRLYDLRGTGYIEHEELKDMVLAVLRESDMMLNDEVIEAIVDKTMAEADLNGDGKIDIEEWKKFVLKSPSLMKNMTLPSLKELTISFPSFVLNTEVPDSGLDKSYVKDTKASSSSPMRG is encoded by the exons ATGCGTGCTTTCAAGGGCTGCTTTAGTTCGAAGAAACTCGTAAAGGAACGAGGGTGTGAAAATTTTATCACGCTTGCTTCTGAAACTCCAT TTACTGTCAATGAAATAGAAGCTTTGTATGATCTATTCAAGAAGCTGAGCAGTACCTTGATTGATGATGGTCTTATTCATAAG GAAGAATTCCAACTTGCTCTGTTCAGAGATAGCAATAAGCAGAATCTTTTTGCAGACAGG GTATTTGATCTTTTTGATGTCAAGCGCAATGGGGTGATTGAATTTGGAGAATTTGTTCGGTCATTAAGCATCTTCCACCCAAATGCTTCTGCGGCAGACAAAGTTACAT TTGCATTTAGATTGTATGATCTGCGGGGAACTGGCTATATTGAGCATGAAGAG TTGAAGGACATGGTATTGGCTGTTCTGAGAGAATCAGATATGATGCTTAACGATGAGGTCATCGAGGCCATTGTTGATAAG ACCATGGCTGAGGCAGATTTAAACGGAGACGGAAAGATTGATATTGAAGAATGGAAGAAATTCGTATTGAAAAGTCCATCGCTTATGAAGAACATGACTCTTCCCTCTCTTAA GGAGTTAACTATATCCTTCCCCAGCTTTGTGCTGAACACAGAAGTTCCAGATTCTGGATTAGACAAATCATATGTTAAAGATACAAAGGCATCGAGTTCTTCTCCGATGAGAGGCTGA
- the LOC126677608 gene encoding calcineurin B-like protein 7 isoform X2 codes for MRAFKGCFSSKKLVKERGCENFITLASETPFTVNEIEALYDLFKKLSSTLIDDGLIHKEEFQLALFRDSNKQNLFADRVFDLFDVKRNGVIEFGEFVRSLSIFHPNASAADKVTFAFRLYDLRGTGYIEHEELKDMVLAVLRESDMMLNDEVIEAIVDKTMAEADLNGDGKIDIEEWKKFVLKSPSLMKNMTLPSLK; via the exons ATGCGTGCTTTCAAGGGCTGCTTTAGTTCGAAGAAACTCGTAAAGGAACGAGGGTGTGAAAATTTTATCACGCTTGCTTCTGAAACTCCAT TTACTGTCAATGAAATAGAAGCTTTGTATGATCTATTCAAGAAGCTGAGCAGTACCTTGATTGATGATGGTCTTATTCATAAG GAAGAATTCCAACTTGCTCTGTTCAGAGATAGCAATAAGCAGAATCTTTTTGCAGACAGG GTATTTGATCTTTTTGATGTCAAGCGCAATGGGGTGATTGAATTTGGAGAATTTGTTCGGTCATTAAGCATCTTCCACCCAAATGCTTCTGCGGCAGACAAAGTTACAT TTGCATTTAGATTGTATGATCTGCGGGGAACTGGCTATATTGAGCATGAAGAG TTGAAGGACATGGTATTGGCTGTTCTGAGAGAATCAGATATGATGCTTAACGATGAGGTCATCGAGGCCATTGTTGATAAG ACCATGGCTGAGGCAGATTTAAACGGAGACGGAAAGATTGATATTGAAGAATGGAAGAAATTCGTATTGAAAAGTCCATCGCTTATGAAGAACATGACTCTTCCCTCTCTTAA GTAA
- the LOC126677605 gene encoding uncharacterized protein At4g10930 yields MIMEVDYVTSDILEGETIEIDDNNDIYNLEGERCGICMDIIFDRGVLDCCQHWFCFGCIDNWATITNLCPLCQNEFQLITCVPVYDTIGNNKVDDDLVSRDDEWCIEGKNNSLSFPSYYIDENAVICLDGDGCKIRSGSVNLEEDSNLDTSIACDSCDVWYHAFCVGFDPEGTYEDTWLCPRCVAGEVPQKSDVTSIQRPSSQSDPEISHPNSLPEATFSKKLTVTIADVGETALVISMVDDIKPSEEASEKFYSTLGVDEDLKIDAADGDSLKGETPSSVKTEIPSILEGHELDLSLSRDSSFSQLSTPSVLSESKSSCDAVMNLPNSSRVVKSCLRKLSSDSSAENKLSESETSIGLNLGLSVSSLFSVDQRKNNGTEDQGTEDVQQETAAEPLSGDEKIPSHGNEEAVKMIGSKRKHTDCSVGVLRTAAVEEDDGGTENASGKKRRTKDKFQMEFKDQANESLPDDSHGCLSLVTVSKEVKSKKFTEKEDIKPDIMSIVKEIRRKPSQGLADKSLKERENAAGLRVKKIMRRATEDKESSSVVQKLRAEIREAVRKRTSEDVGEHLFDPKLLAAFRTAVAGPTTEAVEKLPPSALKAKKSLLQKGKIRENLTKKIYANTNGKRKRAWDRECEVEFWKHRCMRTTKPEKVATLKSVLNLLTTNPEGSEVGKGSECQGENPILSRLYLADTSVFPRKNDIKPLSVFTASSNPEQNRGHVISTEKGQSSSSDDRTQKTTDASKVSLKVGVPSVHDKGSTDKVPIPKGKAACSKAHSDVAPLASLGGLKINSQKETGKESEVKKVDKRKWALEVLARKKAAAGTNGMQEKQEDNVLLKKGNFPLLAQLPIDMRPVLAQSHHNKIPVSVRQMQLYRLAEHFLRKVNLPEIRRTAETELAVADAINIEKAVTDKSNSKLVYMNLCSQEISRRADNSESVRVNESNTSSIQLELAEQSEEASELPTDPAIMDALKNAGLLSDSPPNSPCHNKQTSDEPGNSQLQSNEEGPENVFEMDSLPEVDIYGDFDYVLDDEDYIGAAAIKDPKLPPEIESKMKVVFSTLKCERPDDVQDFEDSKLEVTDESKLPTAKLKGHIDPGIISLSTEGENDNFCILSGTSRGEECAEPSLAECEELYGPEKEPLVSKFPEETSKQVNRLNDVGGSAEKQASGQVEQKIVGSVGRNSCNGENSTSHSGTSENIPKKDTSKIDSNKESDAICSVTKKVETYIKEHIRPLCKSGIITVEQYRWAVAKTTDKVMKYHPNAKNANFLIKGGEKVKKLAEQYVESAQQL; encoded by the exons ATGATAATGGAGGTGGATTATGTAACAAGTGACATATTGGAGGGTGAAACTATTGAAATTGATGACAACAAT GATATTTATAATCTTGAGGGTGAGAGGTGTGGGATATGCATGGACATAATATTTGACAGGGGAGTTCTTGATTGCTGCCAACATTG GTTTTGTTTTGGTTGCATTGACAACTGGGCTACAATCACAAACCTTTGCCCACTTTGCCAGAATGAGTTTCAATTGATCACATGTGTTCCA GTATATGATACAATTGGAAACAATAAGGTTGATGATGATTTGGTTTCCAG GGATGATGAGTGGTGTATTGAAGGGAAGAACAATAGTCTCTCTTTCCCATCCTACTATATTGATGAGAAT GCAGTTATCTGTTTGGATGGAGATGGGTGCAAGATCCGAAGCGGATCAGTAAATTTGGAAGAGGACTCTAACTTGGATACCTCAATTGCCTGTGACTCTTGCGATGTCTG GTACCATGCCTTCTGTGTTGGCTTTGATCCTGAAGGTACATATGAGGATACCTGGTTATGCCCAAG ATGTGTTGCTGGTGAAGTACCACAGAAATCTGATGTTACCTCAATACAAAGGCCAAGCAGCCAGTCCGATCCAGAAATTTCTCATCCTAATTCTTTACCTGAGGCTACTTTTTCCAAGAAGTTGACTGTAACTATTGCTGACGTTGGAGAAACAGCTCTTGTCATCTCAATGGTGGATGACATCAAGCCGAGTGAAGAGGCCAGTGAGAAATTTTATTCAACTCTTGGAGTTGACGAGGACCTGAAAATCGATGCAGCTGATGGTGATAGTCTTAAGGGGGAAACACCTTCTAGCGTAAAGACTGAAATTCCATCAATCTTGGAGGGACATGAACTTGACCTCTCCTTATCACGTGATTCATCCTTCAGCCAACTTTCCACTCCCTCGGTCCTTAGTGAGTCTAAATCAAGTTGTGACGCAGTTATGAATCTGCCAAACAGTTCTCGCGTTGTTAAAAGTTGTTTGAGAAAGTTGTCGAGTGACTCCAGTGCTGAAAACAAATTGTCTGAAAGTGAAACCAGTATAGGTCTTAATCTTGGATTGTCTGTCAGTTCTTTATTCTCCg TTGATCAAAGGAAGAACAATGGAACTGAAGATCAAGGGACTGAAGATGTACAACAGGAAACTGCTGCAGAACCTTTATCAGGAG ATGAAAAGATTCCATCTCATGGTAATGAGGAGGCTGTCAAAATGATTGGCTCAAAAAGAAAGCATACAGATTGCAG TGTTGGTGTTCTTAGGACAGCTGCTGTTGAGGAAGATGATGGTGGGACTGAAAATGCTTCTGGAAAGAAACGTAGAACCAAGGACAAGTTTCAAATGGAATTTAAGGACCAAGCTAATGAATCTCTTCCCGATGATTCTCATGGTTGTCTTTCCCTAGTAACAGTTTCCAAAGAAGTGAAATCGAAAAAATTCACAGAAAAGGAAGACATCAAACCTGATATAATGAGTATAGTTAAGGAAATTAGACGCAAACCAAGTCAGGGTCTTGCTGATAAATCTTTAAAGGAAAGAGAAAATGCAGCTGGCCTGAGAGTTAAAAAGATCATGAGAAGAGCTACAGAAGACAAAGAGTCGTCTAGTGTAGTTCAAAAACTTAGAGCAGAAATTAGGGAAGCTGTGCGTAAAAGGACCTCTGAAGATGTTGGGGAACACCTCTTTGATCCAAAGCTTCTTGCTGCTTTTCGGACTGCTGTAGCAGGACCTACAACTGAAGCTGTGGAAAAACTACCACCTTCTGCTCTGAAGGCAAAGAAGTCTTTGCTGCAAAAGGGTAAAATTCGTGAAAATTTAACAAAGAAAATTTATGCCAATACTAATGGAAAAAGAAAACGAGCGTGGGACCGGGAATGTGAGGTTGAATTTTGGAAGCACCGCTGCATGAGGACAACAAAGCCTGAAAAAGTTGCAACTTTGAAGTCAGTTCTAAACCTCCTGACAACGAATCCGGAAGGTTCAGAAGTTGGAAAGGGATCTGAGTGTCAGGGGGAAAATCCCATTCTTTCTAGGTTGTATTTAGCAGATACTTCTGTTTTTCCAAGAAAGAATGATATAAAACCTCTCTCAGTTTTTACAGCTTCAAGTAATCCTGAGCAGAATAGAGGACATGTCATTTCAACAGAAAAAGGTCAAAGTTCATCTTCTGATGACCGTACACAAAAAACAACTGATGCAAGTAAAGTTTCTTTGAAGGTTGGTGTTCCTTCAGTTCATGATAAAGGTTCTACAGATAAAGTTCCAATCCCCAAGGGTAAAGCTGCTTGTAGTAAAGCTCATTCTGATGTAGCCCCACTGGCTTCATTAGGGGGTTTGAAAATCAATTCACAGAAGGAAACAGGTAAGGAGTCTGAGGTTAAAAAAGTTGACAAAAGAAAATGGGCTTTAGAGGTCCTTGCAAGAAAAAAAGCTGCAGCAGGAACAAATGGAATGCAAGAAAAACAGGAGGACaatgttttacttaaaaaaGGAAATTTTCCCTTACTG GCTCAACTGCCGATAGACATGAGACCAGTATTGGCGCAAAGTCATCATAATAAAATCCCTGTGTCAGTTAGGCAG ATGCAGCTTTACCGTCTGGCAGAACACTTCTTGAGGAAAGTGAATTTGCCAGAAATCCGCCGGACAGCAGAAACAGAGTTGGCTGTTGCAGATGCAATCAATATTGAGAAGGCGGTCACTGATAAATCTAACAGCAAGTTAGTATATATGAACCTTTGTTCCCAGGAAATATCACGTCGTGCAGATAACAGCGAGTCGGTTAGGGTCAATGAATCAAATACTTCATCCATTCAATTAGAGTTGGCTGAACAATCAGAAGAAGCTAGTGAACTACCAACTGATCCTGCCATCATGGATGCATTAAAGAATGCAGGACTTTTATCTGATTCACCTCCAAATAGTCCATGCCATAATAAGCAAACTTCAGACGAGCCAGGCAATTCCCAACTGCAGAGCAATGAAGAAGGGCCtgaaaatgtatttgaaatggACTCTCTGCCAGAGGTGGATATTTATGGTGATTTTGACTATGTCTTAGACGATGAAGACTACATAGGTGCTGCTGCTATTAAGGACCCAAAGCTACCGCCAGAGATCGAGTCAAAGATGAAAGTAGTCTTCTCAACTCTTAAATGTGAAAGACCAGATGATGTTCAAGATTTTGAAGATAGTAAACTGGAAGTGACTGATGAATCCAAGCTTCCTACAGCCAAACTGAAGGGTCACATTGATCCAGGCATCATCAGCTTATCAACAGAGggtgaaaatgataacttttgTATTCTTTCAGGAACTTCGCGTGGGGAAGAATGTGCAGAACCTTCTCTTGCAGAGTGTGAAGAACTATATGGCCCAGAGAAGGAACCACTTGTGAGTAAATTTCCAGAAGAGACATCAAAACAAGTAAATAGGCTGAATGATGTTGGAGGTTCAGCTGAAAAACAAGCATCTGGCCAAGTTGAGCAGAAAATTGTTGGATCTGTTGGTCGGAACTCGTGCAATGGGGAAAATTCAACCAGCCATTCAGGAACAAGTGAGAACATCCCAAAGAAGGATACATCTAAAATTGACTCGAATAAAGAGAGTGATGCTATCTGTTCTGTTACGAAGAAG GTTGAAACTTATATCAAAGAGCACATCAGACCACTCTGTAAAAGTGGTATAATCACAGTTGAGCAATATAGATGGGCTGTTGCAAAAACTACCGACAAAGTTATGAAATACCACCCAAATGCGAAGAATGCTAATTTCCTAATCAAGGGAGGCGAGAAAGTGAAGAAACTTGCTGAGCAGTATGTTGAGTCTGCACAGCAACTATGA
- the LOC126677606 gene encoding probable inactive ATP-dependent zinc metalloprotease FTSHI 1, chloroplastic — protein sequence MTTIDSLLSARVYLPKPYRNSLKCTRKFRSKAPFLHRSFTVLCQLNSSSVSQPSDTKKEDFITKVLKENPSQIEPRYLIGENFYTLKEKDKLSKNTGLFEFLAKWLNFKEKEKKESQNEGKDVYLKEILREYKGKLYVPEQIFAAELSEEEEFDRNLEELPLMSFEDAKKAIKTDKIELLTSKEVTSTSFLNGYREFIVDLKEIPGEKTLHRTKWAMRLDQDAAQALLEEYKGPQYEIERQMKSSVGKLPDYPNSVALSISGRLMVELGMVTAVMAAAAAAVGGFLASAVFAATSFIYVTTVYVVWPVARPFLKLFLGLISSIFEGISEYVVDFFSDGGVISKLSEFYTYGGVSASIEMLKPITLVLLTMVLLVRFTLSRRPKNFRKWDLWQGIDFSRSKAEARVDGSTGVKFGDVAGIDEAVEELQELVRYLKNPELFDKMAIKPPHGVLLEGPPGCGKTLVAKAIAGEAGVPFYQMAGSEFVEVLVGVGSARIRDLFKRAKVNKPSVIFIDEIDALATRRQGIFKESTDHLYNAATQERETTLNQLLIELDGFDTGKGVIFLAATNRRDLLDPALLRPGRFDRKIKIRAPNAKGRLEILKIHASKVRMSKSVDLSIYAKNLPGWTGAKLAQLVQESALVAVRQGHASILQSDMDDAVDRLTVGPKRVGIELGNQGQCRRATTEVGVAMTSHLLRRYENAKVECCSRISIVPRGQTLSQVVFHRLDDESYMFERRPQLLHRLQVLLGARAAEEVIYGRDTSRASVSYLADASWLARKILTIWNLENPLVIHGEPPPWRKKVKFVGPRLDFEGSLYDDYGLIEPPVNFNLDDQVAERTEELISDMYGKTLSLLRQHHAALLKAVKVLINQKEISGDEIDYILNNYPRQTRLSVVLEEENPGSLPFTKNEVEPESVYAQLASAEVQTL from the exons ATGACCACTATTGACTCCCTTTTATCTGCAAGGGTTTATCTTCCCAAACCCTATCGAAACTCCTTAAAATGCACCAGAAAATTCCGATCAAAGGCGCCATTTCTTCATCGATCATTCACCGTTTTATGTCAATTGAATTCAAGCTCTGTGTCACAGCCAAGTGACACTAAAAAAGAAGATTTTATCACTAAAGTTTTAAAGGAAAACCCTAGCCAAATTGAGCCCAGGTACCTAATTGGTGAGAACTTTTATACTTTAAAAGAGAAAGATAAATTGAGTAAGAACACGggtctttttgaatttttagctAAGTGGTTGAATTTTAAAGAGAAGGAGAAGAAAGAGAGTCaaaatgagggtaaagatgtGTATTTGAAGGAGATTTTGAGGGAATATAAGGGTAAGTTATATGTTCCTGAGCAGATTTTTGCGGCTGAATTATCCGAAGAAGAAGAATTTGATCGAAACTTGGAGGAGTTGCCTCTAATGAGCTTTGAGGATGCTAAGAAAGCAATTAAGACGGATAAAATTGAGCTGTTGACTTCAAAGGAGGTTACGAGCACTAGTTTTTTAAATGGTTATAGAGAGTTTATTGTGGATTTGAAGGAAATTCCGGGCGAGAAGACCTTACATAGAACTAAATG GGCAATGAGACTGGATCAAGATGCTGCTCAAGCTCTTTTGGAGGAGTACAAGGGTCCCCAATATGAAATTGAACGGCAAATGAAG TCCTCGGTGGGGAAGTTGCCAGACTATCCTAATTCAGTAGCATTATCCATATCTGGCAGATTGATGGTAGAGCTTGGAATGGTTACAGCTGTGATGGCTGCTGCTGCAGCTGCAGTTGGAGGTTTCCTAGCTTCTGCAGTTTTTGCTGCTACCAGTTTCATCTATGTAACAACTGTATATGTTGTATGGCCTGTGGCCAGGCCATTCCTTAAGCTGTTTCTCGGTCTCATCTCCAGCATTTTTGAGGGAATTTCCGAGTATGTTGTTGATTTTTTCAGCGACGGAGGAGTCATCTCTAAATTATCTGAATTTTACACATATGGTGGTGTAtctgcgagcattgagatgctAAAGCCCATTACGCTTGTGCTTTTGACCATGGTTCTTCTAGTCCGTTTCACACTTTCAAGAAGACCTAAGAACTTCAGGAAGTGG GATTTATGGCAAGGCATTGATTTTTCACGTTCTAAAGCAGAAGCTCGTGTTGAT GGATCAACTGGAGTTAAATTTGGTGATGTTGCAGGGATTGATGAAGCAGTAGAGGAACTTCAAGAG TTGGTGAGGTACTTGAAGAATCCAGAGCTGTTTGATAAAATGGCAATAAAGCCTCCACACGGAGTACTTTTGGAGGGTCCTCCTGGATGTGGCAAG ACCTTGGTTGCCAAGGCCATCGCTGGTGAAGCTGGAGTTCCATTTTACCAAATGGCTGGATCTGAATTTGTTGAAGTCTTAGTTGGTGTTGGTTCTGCTCGTATTAGGGATCTATTCAAGAGGGCCAAG GTCAACAAACCATCAGTTATATTCATTGATGAAATTGATGCATTGGCAACTAG GCGTCAAGGGATTTTCAAGGAATCTACTGACCACCTTTATAATGCTGCTACTCAAGAGAGGGAAACTACATTAAACCAGCTCTTGATAGAGCTTGATGGGTTTGACACTGGAAAAGGTGTTATATTTTTAGCTGCtacaaatcgtagagatttgTTAGATCCTGCTCTTCTTCGACCAGGTCGTTTTGATCGCAAG ATAAAAATACGTGCTCCTAATGCTAAAGGAAGACtggaaattttgaaaattcatGCAAGCAAAGTGAGAATGTCCAAGTCTGTtgatttatcgatttatgccaaaaactTACCTG GATGGACTGGTGCAAAATTGGCTCAGCTGGTCCAAGAGTCTGCCCTCGTGGCAGTCAGGCAAGGGCATGCATCAATTCTTCAATCCGACATGGATGATGCAGTGGACCGACTTACTGTAGGACCAAAGCGTGTTGGGATCGAGTTGGGTAATCAGGGACAGTGTCGTAGAGCTACTACTGAAGTTGGAGTTGCTATGACTTCCCATTTGCTTAGGCGATATGAAAATGCAAAAGTTGAATGCTGTAGTCGCATTTCAATTGTCCCTCGTGGTCAG ACGTTATCACAAGTTGTCTTTCATCGGCTTGACGATGAATCATACATGTTTGAGCGTCGACCACAACTCCTCCATCGCCTTCAG GTTCTCCTTGGAGCAAGGGCAGCTGAAGAGGTTATTTATGGGCGAGACACATCGAGGGCATCTGTTTCCTATCTTGCAGATGCATCTTGGCTTGCTCGTAAAATTTTGACCAT ATGGAACTTGGAGAACCCACTGGTCATACATGGAGAACCACCGCCTTGGAGAAAGAAAGTTAAATTTGTGGGCCCACGCCTGGACTTTGAAGGATCACTATATGATGACTACGGTCTAATTGAACCCCCTGTCAACTTTAATTTGGATGATCAAGTTGCAGAGAGAACTGAGGAGTTGATAAGTGATATGTATGGAAAGACGCTTTCTTTGCTAAGACAACACCATGCAGCTCTGCTCAAAGCTGTGAAG GTTCTGATAAATCAGAAAGAAATTAGCGGAGATgaaattgattatattttgaacaATTACCCTCGGCAAACGCGATTAAGCGTTGTACTGGAGGAGGAAAATCCAGGAAGCCTTCCATTCACCAAAAATGAAGTGGAGCCTGAATCGGTTTATGCACAGCTAGCTTCTGCAGAAGTGCAAACTCTTTAA